The Micromonospora sp. WMMD961 genome has a segment encoding these proteins:
- a CDS encoding DivIVA domain-containing protein, producing the protein MRAFLRQLRAEPPRPAFYRAANYVPLKPWQVRDRSFTRRGRRGVDAVEVAEFLDRVAHDLAEVYAALGSSRRETERIKDALKCWQSQRAREDLAARR; encoded by the coding sequence GTGCGCGCGTTTCTCCGTCAACTCCGGGCCGAGCCACCCCGGCCGGCGTTCTACCGGGCGGCCAACTACGTACCCCTGAAGCCCTGGCAGGTCCGCGACCGCAGCTTCACCCGACGTGGCCGCCGTGGGGTGGACGCCGTGGAGGTCGCCGAGTTCCTCGACCGCGTCGCTCATGATCTGGCCGAGGTGTACGCAGCGTTGGGCAGCAGCCGGAGGGAGACCGAGCGGATAAAGGACGCGTTGAAGTGCTGGCAGTCCCAGCGGGCCCGCGAGGATCTGGCGGCCCGCCGGTGA
- a CDS encoding DNA-processing protein DprA yields the protein MDRVTVERAALIALLRQPDLGWSDAVHDIQEVGTALAVLRRVVGQTDTLFPDTRSVDSLIEAAAGELAGWRAEGITVRAFFDDDYPAQLRDIREMPPVLFARGESRPDARAIAVVGSREASDRGVEIASSVSESLARRGVTVVSGLAKGIDTAAHLAALAAGGRTVAVIGTGIRHHYPTVNRALQEHIAKVGLVLSQFWPDAAPTKQSFPMRNAVMSGYAAATVVIEAGERSGARIQARLALQHGRPVVLTSQVMRHDWARAFAARPGVHVAHGTMDLVEAVDAILDRSPAAAELEGFPDFASL from the coding sequence ATGGACCGGGTGACGGTGGAGCGGGCGGCGCTGATTGCGCTGCTGCGGCAGCCGGACCTCGGCTGGTCTGATGCCGTGCACGACATTCAGGAGGTCGGCACCGCGCTGGCAGTCCTGCGCCGGGTCGTCGGGCAGACCGACACGCTCTTTCCCGACACCCGCTCCGTCGACTCGCTGATCGAGGCCGCGGCCGGCGAACTCGCCGGCTGGCGGGCTGAGGGCATTACAGTGCGGGCCTTCTTCGACGACGACTACCCCGCCCAGCTGCGTGACATCCGCGAGATGCCACCAGTGCTCTTCGCCCGAGGTGAGTCGCGCCCCGACGCTCGGGCCATCGCAGTGGTCGGCAGCCGCGAGGCGAGCGATCGAGGCGTCGAGATCGCCAGCTCGGTATCAGAATCACTTGCCCGCCGTGGTGTGACGGTCGTCAGCGGTCTGGCGAAAGGGATCGACACCGCAGCCCACCTGGCGGCACTCGCGGCAGGGGGACGCACGGTCGCGGTCATCGGGACCGGGATTCGTCACCACTACCCGACGGTCAACCGCGCGCTCCAGGAGCACATCGCAAAGGTCGGATTGGTGCTCAGCCAGTTTTGGCCCGATGCCGCCCCCACAAAGCAGAGCTTCCCAATGCGAAACGCGGTGATGAGCGGCTACGCCGCGGCCACCGTGGTCATCGAAGCCGGCGAACGCAGTGGAGCCCGGATCCAGGCGCGGCTAGCTCTTCAGCACGGTCGGCCCGTGGTGCTCACCAGTCAGGTGATGCGGCACGACTGGGCACGCGCCTTCGCCGCGCGGCCCGGCGTCCACGTCGCGCACGGGACCATGGACCTGGTGGAGGCGGTCGACGCCATTCTCGACCGTTCACCGGCTGCGGCCGAGTTGGAGGGCTTTCCTGACTTCGCCAGCCTCTGA